One region of Desertifilum tharense IPPAS B-1220 genomic DNA includes:
- a CDS encoding cation:proton antiporter — protein sequence MTLISPVQPFLLATASPENAPIVLSGVLLSLVIVYLASKVGGEISKALDFPPVLGELISGVLVGASALHLLVFPESGAHASDSLLMPVLQWVGGLTPEGVTEVFESQSEIISLLAELGVIILLFEIGLESDLRELQKVGSQAAIVACVGVAAPFAAGTAGLMLLFHVPAIPAIFAGAALTATSIGITSKVLSELGQLKSREGQIIVGAAVIDDVLGIIVLAVVASLAKTGEVDVMNVIYLIVSATGFLLGAILFGKFFNNAFVAIADKLQTRGKLVIPALSFAFLMAFFANAIHLEAILGAFAAGLVLDETDRRKELDGQIIPIADILVPIFFVTVGAKVDLGVLNPAIPENREGLAIAAFLIVVAIIGKVITGWSVFGQTGINRLAIGVGMIPRGEVGLVFAGIGSASGVLSKPLEAAIIAMVILTTFLAPPFLRLAFGEPSELAEQPALETEPQTLP from the coding sequence ATGACCTTAATCTCGCCAGTACAACCTTTCTTATTAGCAACCGCATCGCCAGAAAATGCCCCCATCGTTTTATCGGGCGTGTTGCTCAGTTTAGTGATTGTTTACCTCGCGAGTAAAGTTGGGGGCGAAATCTCCAAAGCCCTTGATTTCCCGCCCGTTTTAGGCGAACTGATCAGCGGCGTTCTCGTTGGGGCTTCCGCGCTGCACTTGTTAGTCTTTCCCGAAAGCGGCGCGCACGCCAGCGACTCCTTACTCATGCCCGTTCTGCAATGGGTAGGCGGCTTAACCCCAGAGGGAGTGACAGAGGTTTTTGAGTCTCAAAGCGAAATCATCTCGTTACTAGCCGAACTCGGCGTGATTATTTTGCTATTTGAAATTGGCTTAGAATCCGATCTGCGCGAGTTGCAAAAGGTGGGTTCTCAAGCTGCAATTGTCGCCTGTGTTGGGGTAGCAGCCCCCTTTGCAGCCGGTACCGCTGGTTTAATGTTGCTATTTCATGTCCCCGCCATTCCCGCTATTTTTGCCGGGGCAGCATTAACGGCGACTAGCATCGGTATTACCTCAAAGGTGCTGTCAGAGTTAGGTCAGTTGAAATCGCGCGAAGGACAGATTATTGTTGGGGCAGCCGTCATTGATGACGTTTTGGGCATCATCGTCTTAGCCGTGGTTGCAAGTTTGGCGAAGACGGGCGAAGTTGACGTGATGAATGTCATTTACCTAATCGTCAGCGCTACCGGCTTCCTGTTGGGTGCCATCCTGTTCGGCAAGTTTTTCAATAATGCGTTTGTGGCGATCGCCGATAAGCTTCAAACCCGTGGGAAACTAGTGATTCCCGCCCTCAGCTTTGCCTTTTTGATGGCTTTCTTTGCCAACGCCATTCACCTCGAAGCAATTTTAGGCGCATTTGCGGCGGGCTTAGTCTTAGATGAAACGGATCGTCGTAAAGAACTCGATGGGCAAATTATCCCCATCGCCGATATTTTAGTGCCGATCTTCTTTGTAACCGTCGGGGCGAAGGTCGATTTAGGCGTTCTCAACCCAGCTATTCCTGAAAATCGGGAAGGTTTAGCGATCGCTGCCTTTTTGATTGTGGTCGCCATTATTGGTAAAGTCATCACCGGATGGTCTGTGTTTGGACAAACCGGAATCAACCGTCTCGCCATTGGCGTTGGCATGATTCCTCGTGGTGAAGTCGGCTTAGTCTTCGCAGGTATTGGTTCAGCCAGTGGCGTTCTCAGCAAACCCCTAGAAGCGGCTATCATTGCAATGGTGATTCTCACCACATTCCTTGCACCGCCCTTCCTGCGCTTGGCGTTCGGGGAACCTTCAGAACTTGCAGAACAACCCGCTTTAGAAACAGAACCGCAAACCCTACCCTAG
- the rpiA gene encoding ribose-5-phosphate isomerase RpiA produces MSAGTDPIKLMKQEVGKAAANRVQSGMIVGLGTGSTTAYAIEFIGNRLKSGELKDIIGIPTSFQAEVLAKKHGVPLTTLDAVDHIDIAIDGADEVDPQKNLIKGGGAAHTREKVVDAFADQFIVVVDSGKLVEKLGSTFLLPVEVIPMALAPTLRAIEKLGGKPELREGIRKAGPVITDQGNFVIDVKFNTIENPAELEKALNNIPGVLENGLFVGVADLILVGEVQEGQPVVREIQ; encoded by the coding sequence ATGAGCGCAGGAACAGACCCGATCAAGTTAATGAAACAGGAAGTCGGAAAAGCTGCGGCGAATCGCGTGCAGTCAGGCATGATTGTGGGTCTGGGAACCGGGTCAACAACCGCATACGCCATCGAATTCATCGGCAACCGCCTTAAATCTGGCGAGCTGAAGGATATCATTGGCATCCCCACCTCCTTTCAAGCTGAAGTTCTGGCAAAAAAGCATGGTGTACCTTTAACGACCTTAGATGCTGTAGACCACATCGATATTGCCATTGATGGTGCTGATGAGGTCGATCCACAAAAGAACCTCATTAAAGGGGGAGGTGCTGCTCATACGCGCGAAAAAGTTGTGGATGCTTTTGCCGACCAATTTATTGTAGTCGTAGATTCTGGCAAGCTGGTAGAAAAATTAGGCTCTACCTTCTTGTTACCCGTTGAAGTCATCCCAATGGCTTTAGCACCCACCTTGCGAGCCATCGAAAAGCTAGGAGGTAAACCCGAACTCCGCGAAGGCATCCGTAAAGCTGGCCCCGTAATTACAGACCAAGGCAATTTTGTGATAGATGTCAAATTTAACACTATTGAGAACCCAGCCGAACTCGAAAAAGCACTGAATAATATCCCCGGCGTTCTGGAAAATGGATTATTTGTTGGCGTTGCTGACCTAATTTTGGTTGGAGAAGTCCAAGAGGGTCAACCTGTGGTTCGAGAAATTCAATAA